A genomic window from Vitis riparia cultivar Riparia Gloire de Montpellier isolate 1030 chromosome 16, EGFV_Vit.rip_1.0, whole genome shotgun sequence includes:
- the LOC117933643 gene encoding uncharacterized protein LOC117933643 — translation MCYPTAQELWENVNQMYSDLGNQSQIFELTLKLGEIRQGEDNVTKYFNYLKRIWQDLDLFNTYEWKSAEDGLHHKKSMEDNRIFKFLVGLNVEFDEVRGRIIGRQPLPSIGEVFSKIRREESRRNVMLGKKGPGVAIEGSALVTTGGGYNKAVAFQHKSDERPWVWCDFCNKPRHTCENCWKIHGKPANWKGKTGDKPGRAIIPTANEAETIPFTTKQMEHLLALLKSNLTSGTSSVSLAHTGPELGEDDWQC, via the exons ATGTGTTATCCAACAGCACAAGAGTTGTGGGAGAATGTAAATCAGATGTATTCTGATTTAGGGAATCAATCACAGATTTTTGAATTAACCCTCAAACTTGGTGAGATACGACAAGGGGAGGACAACGTCACAAAGTACTTCAACTACTTGAAGCGGATCTGGCAAGACCTTGACCTCTTCAACACCTATGAGTGGAAATCTGCCGAGGATGGACTTCATCATAAGAAGAGCATGGAAGACAATCGGATCTTCAAGTTCTTGGTTGGCCTTAATGTCGAGTTTGATGAGGTAAGGGGGAGAATCATTGGAAGACAACCCCTGCCTTCAATTGGtgaagttttttcaaaaattagaagAGAAGAGAGTCGGAGGAATGTGATGCTGGGCAAGAAGGGACCTGGAGTTGCTATTGAAGGTTCAGCCTTGGTTACCACGGGTGGAGGCTATAATAAAGCTGTTGCGTTTCAGCACAAATCAGATGAAAGACCATGGGTTTGGTgtgatttttgcaacaaacctcgCCATACTTGTGAGAATTGTTGGAAAATCCATGGGAAACCTGcaaattggaaaggaaaaacagGTGACAAACCAGGCCGAGCCATTATTCCTACTGCTAATGAGGCTGAAACCATCCCCTTCACCACTAAGCAAATGGAGCATCTTCTTGCACTGCTGAAATCCAACTTGACATCCGGTACTTCTAGTGTTTCTTTGGCACACACAG GACCAGAGctcggggaagacgattggcagtgTTAG